The following are from one region of the Rosistilla carotiformis genome:
- a CDS encoding zf-HC2 domain-containing protein, whose amino-acid sequence MSTNDCKTVQPYLSAYYDGELAAGQATTVAEHVESCELCAVELSSFESIGSDFAQTPIPANPSDLWERIERELPTAAEPETLSRRFATFATWVRASPYGGGLVSMAASALVMLGAALWFGGDNNPDMAGGGSMAMHGSHGHQHDGKEAMSAEHMAEFAGVMDDYLQKLPSDPDGAEQMLLTKYDGETVDSDGAVKLVGYRPIVSSGLPEGYSLASTSVLKMPCCTCVKAVCKRSDGSTLVLFEHDDEETAWFGDRRQSMAMCGDKDCCLVDLDSSIAATWKQGSRSVTAVGVRDQDEVTKLVTWLDKS is encoded by the coding sequence ATGTCAACTAACGATTGCAAAACGGTGCAGCCATACCTGTCGGCCTATTACGACGGCGAGCTTGCCGCTGGACAGGCGACAACGGTAGCGGAACACGTTGAGTCATGCGAATTGTGTGCGGTTGAGCTGAGTTCGTTTGAGTCAATCGGCTCGGATTTCGCTCAAACGCCCATCCCGGCAAATCCCTCTGATCTGTGGGAGCGAATCGAACGCGAACTGCCCACCGCAGCCGAACCGGAGACGTTGTCCCGGCGGTTTGCGACTTTTGCGACTTGGGTTCGCGCGTCACCTTACGGGGGCGGCCTAGTGTCGATGGCGGCTTCGGCCTTGGTGATGTTGGGGGCGGCGCTATGGTTTGGCGGGGACAACAACCCTGACATGGCTGGCGGGGGATCGATGGCGATGCACGGCAGCCATGGTCATCAGCACGATGGCAAAGAAGCAATGTCGGCCGAACACATGGCTGAGTTCGCTGGCGTGATGGATGACTATTTGCAAAAGCTGCCCAGCGATCCGGACGGAGCGGAACAGATGCTGCTTACCAAGTACGACGGTGAAACGGTCGACTCCGACGGAGCGGTCAAGTTGGTAGGATATCGCCCGATCGTTTCGAGTGGATTGCCCGAAGGCTATTCGTTGGCGTCGACCAGCGTTTTGAAAATGCCGTGCTGCACCTGCGTGAAGGCGGTTTGCAAACGGAGTGACGGTTCGACGCTGGTTCTGTTTGAACATGACGACGAAGAAACAGCTTGGTTTGGCGATCGCCGCCAGAGCATGGCGATGTGTGGCGACAAAGATTGCTGCCTCGTCGATCTCGATTCCAGTATCGCGGCCACATGGAAGCAGGGTTCACGAAGCGTCACGGCCGTTGGCGTTCGAGACCAAGACGAAGTGACGAAGCTGGTGACCTGGTTGGACAAATCCTAA
- a CDS encoding efflux RND transporter permease subunit: protein MINNDDSIETAKRSILGRLIWFCLTNKLVVLLLVLATLTWGVMVAPFDWSVGDLPRDPVPVDAIPDIGENQQIVFTQWMGRSPQDVEDQIGYPLTVALLGIPEVKTIRSYSMFGFSSIYIIFGEDADFYWSRTRVLEKLNSLPAGTLPDSVQPTLGPDATALGQIYLYTLEGRDPDGNPTGGWDLRELRTIQDYYVRYSLTSAEGISEVASIGGFVQEYQIDVDPDAMRAAGVTLAGVFESIRMTNVDVGARTIELNKAEYVIRGLGFIENIEDIEKTVVKVTDNVPITVADVANVSLGPALRRGALDKAGAEAVGGVAVVRYGYNPLAAIKNIKQRIQEVSPGLPTKVLVDYQKTTADEVDLYADRNGLESITGATTSSDAWVKHLRGMSQDKWPAWITTSQVAVVPFYDRTGLIYETLGTLNTALVEEILVTIIVILVMVVHLRSSFLISALLPLAVLMCFIAMKTFGVDANIVALSGIAIAIGTMVDMGIILTENILKYLDEAAPEDDKLTVIFKAAHEVAGAVLTAVTTTVVSFLPVFTMIGAEGKLFRPLAFTKTFALAASVIVALTIIPPAAHILMGGRIESKSLRRGAWFALLILGIAASMLLTWWVGAILIGLSAYKLWEERIPERFQRYGPYGASAVAALVVGVLLTQEWLPLGPQKGLLLNLLFVGGLIGGILGFFTVFQRFLYEPILRWCLNHKLAFLTLPTAILLFGGSAWLGFDKVFGIVPKTFSLVGVSEASIRNSRPWQAATNVLPGLGKEFMPPLDEGSFLYMPTTMPHASIGEAMDVLQLQNQLLVSIPEVESVVGKIGRADTPLDPAPVSMIETYITYKSEYKTDEDGHRLNFRYDTEANEYVRDEDGELILDPTGRPFRQWRDEIRTPDDIWQAITTAAQIPGTTSAPKLQPIAARIVMLQSGMRAPMGMKVKGPDLETIERVALELESLLKQVPTVQASAVIADRIVGKPYLEIDIDRDAIKRYGLHIRSVQDVIEVAIGGRQITTTVEGRERFPVRVRYARELRDDLESLERILVPTPMGPQIPLGQLADIRYTRGPQVIKSEDTFLLGYVLFDKKAGEAEVDVVEDAQAFLQAKIESGEFTLPAGVTFTFAGNYENQIRSQKTLAIVLPLALGIIFLILYLQFKSAITTSLVFSGILIAWAGGFIMLWLYGTEWFLDFSLLGTNMRELFQVKTINLSVAVWVGFLALFGIASDDGVVIASYLDESFRKDNIENAQHAREATVTAGMRRVRPCLMTTATTLLALIPVLTSTGRGSDIMVPMAIPSFGGMTIEIMTMLVVPVLYCSAMEWKLKLGIKDERFAEDA from the coding sequence ATGATTAACAACGATGATTCAATTGAAACTGCTAAACGCTCCATCCTTGGTCGGCTGATTTGGTTCTGCCTAACCAACAAGCTGGTTGTGTTGCTGTTGGTCCTCGCGACGCTGACTTGGGGCGTCATGGTCGCTCCGTTCGATTGGAGCGTTGGCGATCTTCCCCGCGATCCGGTTCCCGTCGATGCGATTCCAGACATCGGCGAAAATCAGCAAATTGTGTTCACGCAATGGATGGGCCGCAGCCCGCAAGACGTCGAGGACCAGATCGGTTATCCGTTGACGGTCGCGTTGCTGGGCATCCCCGAGGTCAAGACGATCCGCAGCTACTCGATGTTCGGGTTCTCGTCGATCTACATCATCTTCGGCGAAGACGCTGACTTCTATTGGTCGCGAACTCGTGTGCTGGAAAAGCTGAACAGTCTTCCCGCCGGCACGTTGCCCGATAGTGTGCAACCGACACTGGGGCCAGACGCTACCGCACTTGGGCAGATCTATCTCTACACGCTCGAAGGCCGCGATCCCGATGGCAACCCGACCGGCGGTTGGGATTTGCGTGAGTTGCGAACGATCCAGGATTACTACGTTCGCTATTCGTTGACGTCGGCTGAAGGCATCAGTGAAGTGGCGTCGATTGGCGGCTTCGTTCAGGAGTACCAAATTGACGTCGATCCCGATGCGATGCGGGCCGCCGGCGTGACGTTGGCAGGCGTGTTCGAGTCGATTCGCATGACGAATGTGGACGTGGGTGCTCGAACGATCGAGCTAAACAAAGCCGAATACGTGATCCGCGGTCTTGGCTTCATCGAGAATATAGAAGACATCGAAAAGACGGTCGTGAAGGTAACGGACAACGTCCCGATCACGGTCGCCGACGTGGCCAACGTATCGCTCGGGCCGGCACTTCGGCGTGGTGCGTTGGACAAGGCCGGCGCGGAGGCCGTCGGCGGTGTAGCGGTGGTGCGTTACGGATACAACCCGCTGGCGGCTATCAAAAACATCAAACAGCGAATCCAAGAGGTATCGCCCGGCCTGCCGACGAAGGTGTTGGTCGACTACCAGAAAACGACCGCCGACGAAGTTGACCTGTACGCGGATCGCAACGGTCTTGAATCCATCACCGGAGCAACGACCAGCAGCGACGCTTGGGTGAAGCATCTTCGCGGCATGTCGCAGGACAAATGGCCCGCGTGGATCACGACCAGCCAAGTCGCCGTCGTGCCGTTCTACGATCGAACCGGATTGATCTACGAAACGCTTGGAACGCTGAACACGGCACTCGTCGAAGAAATCTTGGTCACCATCATCGTGATCTTGGTGATGGTTGTTCACTTGCGTAGTTCGTTTCTGATCAGTGCTCTGTTGCCGCTCGCGGTGCTGATGTGCTTCATCGCGATGAAAACTTTCGGGGTCGATGCCAACATCGTTGCACTGTCGGGTATCGCGATCGCGATCGGCACGATGGTCGACATGGGGATCATTCTCACAGAGAACATTCTCAAATACTTGGATGAGGCTGCGCCAGAAGATGACAAGCTGACGGTGATTTTCAAAGCGGCTCACGAAGTCGCCGGTGCGGTACTGACAGCCGTGACGACGACCGTTGTCAGCTTCTTGCCCGTTTTCACGATGATTGGTGCGGAAGGGAAACTGTTTCGTCCGTTGGCGTTCACCAAGACGTTTGCATTAGCCGCGTCAGTGATTGTCGCGTTGACCATCATTCCGCCGGCGGCTCACATTTTGATGGGCGGCCGAATCGAATCAAAGAGCCTGCGCAGGGGAGCTTGGTTTGCCTTGCTGATTCTGGGCATCGCCGCGTCGATGCTGTTGACTTGGTGGGTGGGAGCAATCTTGATCGGATTGTCCGCCTACAAGTTGTGGGAAGAACGCATCCCCGAACGGTTCCAGCGATATGGACCTTACGGGGCCAGTGCCGTTGCCGCGTTGGTCGTGGGTGTGCTGCTGACGCAGGAGTGGTTGCCGCTCGGGCCGCAGAAGGGTTTGCTGCTGAACTTGTTGTTCGTCGGCGGATTGATCGGCGGCATCCTTGGGTTCTTTACCGTCTTTCAGCGATTCCTCTACGAACCAATCCTGCGTTGGTGCCTGAATCACAAGCTCGCGTTTCTGACACTACCCACAGCGATCTTGCTGTTCGGCGGATCGGCGTGGCTCGGTTTTGACAAAGTGTTCGGCATCGTTCCCAAGACGTTTTCGCTGGTTGGCGTATCCGAAGCGTCCATCCGAAATTCACGACCGTGGCAAGCAGCAACGAACGTCCTGCCGGGACTGGGCAAAGAGTTCATGCCGCCGCTCGACGAGGGCTCGTTCCTCTACATGCCAACGACGATGCCGCACGCTTCGATCGGTGAAGCGATGGACGTGTTGCAGTTGCAGAACCAATTGCTTGTCTCGATCCCCGAAGTCGAATCGGTCGTCGGCAAGATCGGTCGTGCCGACACTCCGCTTGATCCGGCACCGGTGTCGATGATCGAAACCTACATCACCTACAAGTCTGAATACAAAACCGACGAAGACGGTCACCGGCTGAACTTCCGCTATGACACGGAAGCAAACGAGTATGTCCGCGACGAAGACGGTGAGCTGATCCTTGATCCCACCGGTCGACCATTCCGGCAATGGCGAGACGAAATACGCACACCCGATGACATCTGGCAAGCCATCACGACGGCGGCCCAGATTCCAGGCACGACGTCCGCCCCGAAACTGCAACCGATCGCCGCTCGGATCGTGATGCTGCAAAGCGGTATGCGTGCTCCGATGGGAATGAAGGTCAAAGGCCCGGACCTGGAAACGATCGAGCGAGTTGCGTTGGAATTGGAATCGCTACTGAAACAAGTTCCAACCGTCCAAGCATCCGCAGTGATCGCCGATCGCATCGTCGGTAAGCCGTACTTAGAAATCGACATCGACCGTGATGCGATCAAACGATACGGGCTGCACATTCGCAGCGTTCAGGACGTGATCGAAGTCGCGATCGGAGGCCGACAGATCACGACGACCGTCGAAGGCCGCGAACGATTCCCCGTTCGAGTGCGATACGCTCGCGAGTTGCGAGACGACCTGGAATCGCTCGAACGAATCCTTGTCCCAACGCCTATGGGACCACAGATTCCGCTCGGGCAACTCGCCGACATTCGCTACACGCGCGGCCCGCAGGTCATCAAGAGCGAAGACACGTTCTTGCTTGGATACGTGCTGTTCGACAAGAAGGCCGGCGAAGCAGAAGTCGACGTCGTCGAGGACGCTCAGGCGTTCCTGCAAGCGAAGATCGAGTCGGGCGAGTTCACGCTGCCAGCCGGAGTGACATTCACATTCGCAGGCAACTACGAAAACCAAATCCGATCGCAGAAGACGCTGGCAATTGTGTTGCCGCTGGCACTCGGGATTATCTTTTTGATTCTGTACCTGCAATTCAAGTCCGCCATCACGACGTCGCTTGTATTTAGCGGCATCCTAATTGCGTGGGCGGGCGGTTTCATCATGCTGTGGTTGTACGGCACCGAGTGGTTCCTCGACTTCAGTCTGCTCGGCACCAACATGCGAGAACTGTTTCAAGTCAAAACAATCAACCTAAGCGTTGCCGTCTGGGTCGGCTTCTTGGCCTTGTTCGGAATCGCCAGCGACGACGGCGTCGTGATCGCGTCGTACCTTGACGAGAGCTTCCGCAAGGACAACATCGAGAATGCCCAGCACGCTCGCGAAGCCACCGTGACCGCCGGAATGCGACGCGTTCGCCCATGTTTGATGACCACGGCAACCACACTGCTCGCGCTGATACCCGTCCTGACCTCCACCGGCCGCGGCAGCGACATCATGGTGCCGATGGCCATCCCCAGTTTTGGCGGCATGACGATCGAGATCATGACGATGCTGGTGGTGCCTGTGCTTTATTGCAGTGCAATGGAATGGAAATTGAAGCTCGGCATCAAAGACGAACGATTCGCGGAGGACGCTTAG
- a CDS encoding efflux RND transporter periplasmic adaptor subunit: MNRLVSIAKSLVGPAIVVAVLFAGWTFRKQLFPQQETTAASEDDASGESAEKQTILEISEQARKNLSLVAKAARPQSYWRTVVIPGEVDDRPGLSDRGVTSPAVGVVTAIHAFPGDTMRPGEPLFSLRLFSEYLQATQTQLFKARQETAIVQAEIDRLSGAVNTGAVSRSKMIELQSEISRQNTLIQASRQELLTRGLTPGQVQQIESGTFVSTVEVVAPPVRDFDAFANRPAPQEIQQVNFVNELAQDQPIAYEVQELAVELGQQVQAGQLLANLSNHQMLYVVGHAFKREATYLEQAAQEKRPIEIEFAEDATGSWPELKQTFNVRHLSNSIDTNSRTFDFFVPLTNQSRSYGDKGRVFLVWRFRPGQRARIHVPVEKFDDVFVLPAEAVVREGPEAYVFRQNGDLFKQIPVHVVHEDRRSVVIANDGNITAGAYLAQNSAASLNRVLKSQSASGKEPGVHVHADGTTHAAH, from the coding sequence ATGAATCGTTTGGTTTCGATTGCCAAATCGCTGGTGGGTCCAGCGATTGTGGTCGCCGTATTGTTTGCGGGGTGGACGTTCCGCAAGCAGTTGTTTCCGCAGCAGGAAACAACTGCCGCGTCGGAGGACGATGCGTCGGGAGAGTCTGCCGAAAAGCAGACCATCCTCGAAATCAGCGAACAGGCTCGAAAGAATCTGTCGCTGGTAGCCAAGGCCGCGCGGCCTCAATCGTACTGGCGGACCGTTGTGATTCCTGGAGAAGTCGACGACCGACCGGGCCTATCCGATCGTGGCGTCACGTCGCCCGCTGTGGGCGTGGTGACTGCGATCCATGCGTTCCCTGGCGACACGATGCGACCAGGCGAGCCTCTGTTCTCGCTGCGTCTATTCAGCGAGTACTTGCAAGCCACACAGACTCAGTTGTTTAAGGCTCGGCAGGAAACCGCAATCGTTCAAGCCGAGATCGACCGGTTGTCTGGAGCGGTCAACACAGGTGCGGTTTCGCGTTCCAAGATGATCGAGTTGCAGAGCGAAATTAGTCGCCAAAACACGTTGATCCAAGCCTCTCGCCAGGAGTTGTTGACACGAGGTTTGACGCCTGGGCAAGTGCAACAGATTGAATCCGGGACGTTCGTTTCAACCGTCGAGGTCGTCGCTCCGCCCGTGCGAGATTTCGACGCGTTCGCAAATCGTCCGGCACCTCAGGAAATTCAGCAGGTCAATTTTGTCAACGAATTGGCACAGGACCAACCGATCGCGTACGAGGTTCAAGAGTTGGCTGTTGAACTTGGGCAACAGGTTCAAGCGGGCCAGTTGCTCGCCAACTTATCGAACCACCAGATGCTGTACGTCGTCGGTCACGCCTTCAAGCGAGAGGCGACGTACTTGGAACAAGCCGCCCAAGAAAAACGTCCCATCGAAATTGAATTTGCCGAGGATGCAACAGGCAGTTGGCCTGAACTAAAGCAGACGTTTAACGTTCGTCATCTATCGAACTCCATCGACACCAACAGCCGGACGTTTGACTTCTTTGTCCCACTAACAAACCAATCGCGATCCTATGGCGACAAAGGTCGGGTATTTCTCGTTTGGCGTTTTCGGCCTGGTCAACGCGCTCGCATCCATGTCCCGGTGGAAAAGTTCGATGACGTGTTCGTGTTGCCCGCCGAGGCGGTCGTGCGAGAGGGGCCTGAGGCATACGTGTTCCGGCAAAACGGCGATTTGTTCAAGCAGATTCCCGTTCATGTTGTGCACGAGGATCGACGCTCGGTTGTGATCGCCAACGATGGCAACATCACAGCCGGAGCCTACCTAGCGCAAAACTCAGCCGCCTCGCTCAATCGAGTACTGAAGTCACAGTCGGCCAGCGGAAAAGAACCCGGTGTGCATGTTCACGCCGACGGCACCACTCACGCGGCACACTAA
- a CDS encoding class I SAM-dependent methyltransferase, whose product MATTEFLKRVFSTRPTSTIQSALSVYDDYLFDKRYQLDTRSEVAINDLDISQEDKQHADKYKPTRARYFRKIMEKVVLPRDGVFVDVGCGKGRILLLAAEQGFDQVVGLEISPALCQIAERNVETFKEARPKTGSIKVVCTNILDYQMDGSETVLFLYSPFGYSVTERFLEMVRKSLKDHPRDLCLIIDEFRFPELLAGDDYFEQSLIYKYGAAVFHVYSHIS is encoded by the coding sequence ATGGCCACGACTGAATTTTTGAAACGAGTATTCTCCACGCGACCGACAAGCACTATTCAAAGTGCTTTGAGTGTCTACGACGACTACTTGTTCGATAAACGCTATCAACTTGACACTCGATCCGAGGTCGCCATCAACGACCTGGACATCAGCCAGGAAGACAAGCAGCATGCTGACAAATACAAACCGACACGGGCTCGATACTTTCGCAAGATCATGGAGAAAGTCGTTCTCCCTCGCGATGGAGTGTTCGTCGATGTTGGATGCGGTAAGGGCCGAATTCTTTTGCTCGCTGCGGAGCAGGGATTCGACCAAGTCGTTGGTTTAGAAATCTCGCCTGCCTTGTGTCAGATCGCAGAGCGAAACGTTGAGACATTCAAAGAAGCGAGGCCCAAAACGGGTTCGATTAAAGTCGTCTGCACCAACATCCTCGACTACCAGATGGATGGAAGCGAAACCGTATTGTTTCTGTATTCACCGTTCGGCTATTCGGTAACAGAGCGATTTCTCGAGATGGTGCGAAAGTCGCTCAAGGATCACCCACGAGACCTATGTCTTATCATCGACGAATTCCGCTTCCCCGAGTTACTGGCGGGCGATGACTACTTCGAGCAGTCGCTAATTTACAAGTACGGGGCAGCCGTATTTCATGTGTATTCCCACATCAGCTAA
- a CDS encoding glycosyltransferase family protein translates to MTMITKTKSIVSAIKFNWQVQSLPDRVYLRREMLPAMARMKPANVLLAGTRRYTRRYHEVFDREMTAVWTIDFDPAAARFGNGQLHRTGDMCQVDQVFRGVRFDMIHVNGLLGFGVDTPEAARDMVAACHRSLQSSGYLMLGWDADLTTDPLENNDILTRFRHAGLGSLPARHSVVGIEGHDHTFDWFAALPLNK, encoded by the coding sequence ATGACAATGATCACGAAAACCAAGTCCATCGTCTCGGCAATTAAATTCAACTGGCAAGTTCAGTCGCTGCCCGATCGTGTTTACCTACGCCGAGAGATGTTACCGGCAATGGCGAGAATGAAACCCGCCAACGTGTTGCTGGCCGGCACCCGACGCTACACACGCCGGTATCACGAAGTATTTGACCGAGAGATGACGGCGGTTTGGACAATCGACTTTGACCCCGCAGCAGCACGCTTCGGCAACGGGCAACTGCATCGCACGGGAGACATGTGCCAAGTCGATCAAGTCTTTCGCGGGGTGCGCTTCGACATGATTCACGTCAACGGTCTGCTGGGTTTCGGCGTCGACACACCCGAGGCAGCCCGTGACATGGTCGCCGCATGCCACCGGTCACTTCAATCCAGCGGCTACTTGATGCTCGGCTGGGACGCCGATTTGACGACTGATCCGTTGGAAAACAATGACATCCTCACACGGTTTCGACACGCCGGGCTCGGAAGCTTACCGGCGCGTCACTCCGTGGTCGGAATAGAGGGGCATGATCATACTTTCGATTGGTTTGCCGCATTGCCGCTGAACAAATAG
- a CDS encoding efflux RND transporter periplasmic adaptor subunit, with translation MNEFFKQHRGKLWIAQAVAFVLLGVFVASWFGGGSDEPKVSASSAKANSEAMQSKPSIWTCSMHPQIRRDGPGACPICGMDLVPVRESASGVRTVSISPEIKSLMNVQVSPVRRQYVTAEVRMVGKVDYDETRLAHITAWVPGRLERMFVDFTGVEVKKGDHMVQIYSESLYTAQEELLAVTKRDRPQNSSRFIEPLDLAESAREKLRLLGLTTEQIQTIEQRGKSSETVTIYSPVGGVVVAKNKQEGDRVQTGDRIYTVADLKVLWVQMDAYESDLAWLRYGQDVEFTTEAYPGELFRGRIAFIDPVLNEDTRTVKVRVNVPNDDGRLKPEMFVRAIVQSDIAAGGRVLNASLAGKWISPMHPEIIKDQPGDCDICGMPLVRAESLGYVTAEPTSAAKPLIVPVKAVLLTGTRAIVYVQIPDADKPTYEGREIVIGPRAGDFYLVKSGLEEGDLVVTNGNFKLDSALQISAKPSMMTPQGGGGGGHNHGGMEMPKADQGVTMDASPMNLVPAVRDAMQGIVEQYKTIQERVEAANLAEIREGYDELSKAVEAVPADLIGPQMRPQWFEVAMLLRNDVTEGHEINSMREADRVFALTRQHIDQMKAQFPLPMSHDEMQMPAMANMDAPPEVARQLSGFVAPYLQLSQALATDDLEAAKRAVEPLHQRLAGLLPIVSEAKAVEVWSKEKRDLSEIIARLQEANNLAALRSGFALLSEQMLSLERMFGLPTDQSLYELHCPMAFEGRGASWLQSDDAVRNPYYGASMLKCADKVEKL, from the coding sequence ATGAACGAATTCTTCAAACAACACCGCGGGAAACTCTGGATTGCACAAGCGGTGGCGTTTGTGCTGCTTGGTGTCTTCGTCGCTTCTTGGTTTGGCGGCGGCTCGGATGAGCCGAAAGTGTCCGCGAGTTCCGCAAAGGCAAACTCGGAGGCAATGCAAAGCAAGCCGTCGATTTGGACTTGCTCGATGCACCCTCAAATTCGTCGTGACGGGCCGGGGGCGTGTCCAATTTGCGGTATGGACTTGGTACCGGTCAGGGAATCGGCGAGCGGAGTTCGCACCGTTTCGATCAGTCCTGAAATCAAAAGTCTGATGAACGTGCAAGTAAGTCCGGTGCGTCGGCAATACGTGACGGCCGAAGTTCGCATGGTAGGCAAGGTCGATTACGACGAGACGCGACTGGCACACATCACCGCGTGGGTTCCCGGTCGCTTGGAACGCATGTTCGTTGACTTCACCGGCGTCGAAGTCAAAAAAGGCGATCACATGGTGCAAATCTACAGCGAGTCACTCTACACCGCACAAGAAGAACTGTTGGCGGTTACCAAGCGTGATCGACCGCAGAATTCTTCACGATTCATCGAACCACTCGATCTCGCCGAGTCCGCGCGTGAGAAGCTGCGTTTGCTCGGTTTGACAACGGAGCAGATTCAAACCATCGAACAACGCGGCAAGTCTTCCGAAACGGTCACGATCTACTCGCCCGTCGGCGGTGTCGTGGTTGCAAAGAACAAGCAAGAAGGCGACCGCGTTCAAACCGGCGACCGCATCTACACTGTCGCAGACCTGAAGGTCTTATGGGTTCAGATGGATGCTTACGAATCCGACTTGGCTTGGTTGCGGTACGGGCAGGACGTAGAGTTCACAACAGAAGCTTATCCCGGCGAATTGTTCCGCGGCCGAATCGCGTTCATTGACCCGGTGCTAAACGAAGACACTCGGACGGTGAAGGTACGAGTCAACGTACCGAACGATGATGGTCGCTTAAAACCGGAAATGTTCGTGCGAGCAATCGTGCAGAGTGACATCGCGGCGGGCGGTCGAGTGCTCAACGCTTCGCTGGCGGGAAAGTGGATCAGCCCGATGCACCCGGAAATCATAAAAGACCAACCGGGCGATTGTGACATTTGCGGCATGCCGTTGGTGCGAGCCGAGTCGCTTGGCTACGTCACAGCGGAGCCAACGAGTGCCGCAAAACCTTTGATCGTGCCGGTGAAGGCTGTGTTGCTGACGGGAACGCGAGCGATTGTGTACGTCCAGATTCCCGACGCCGACAAGCCGACTTACGAAGGTCGCGAGATTGTGATCGGTCCGCGCGCCGGCGACTTCTACCTAGTGAAGTCGGGGCTCGAAGAAGGCGACTTGGTCGTGACCAACGGCAACTTCAAACTCGATAGTGCGCTCCAGATTTCTGCGAAGCCCTCGATGATGACACCGCAAGGTGGCGGCGGAGGAGGCCACAACCACGGCGGCATGGAAATGCCAAAAGCAGACCAAGGGGTGACGATGGACGCGAGTCCGATGAACTTGGTGCCAGCGGTACGTGATGCGATGCAGGGTATTGTTGAGCAATACAAAACGATTCAAGAAAGGGTTGAAGCTGCGAACCTCGCAGAGATTCGCGAAGGCTATGACGAACTCAGTAAAGCTGTCGAGGCAGTGCCGGCGGACTTGATCGGCCCACAAATGCGACCGCAGTGGTTCGAGGTCGCGATGCTATTGCGGAACGATGTCACTGAAGGCCATGAAATCAATTCCATGCGTGAAGCCGATCGGGTCTTCGCGTTAACTCGGCAGCACATTGATCAGATGAAGGCTCAGTTCCCGTTGCCGATGTCACACGACGAAATGCAGATGCCGGCGATGGCGAACATGGATGCTCCGCCTGAAGTCGCCCGGCAACTCAGTGGTTTTGTCGCTCCCTACTTGCAACTTAGTCAAGCACTCGCGACAGACGATCTGGAAGCCGCGAAGCGAGCGGTTGAGCCGTTGCATCAGCGATTGGCGGGCTTGCTGCCGATCGTCTCCGAAGCCAAAGCGGTCGAAGTGTGGAGTAAAGAGAAACGCGACTTGTCCGAGATCATTGCAAGATTGCAGGAGGCGAACAATCTCGCCGCTTTGCGTAGCGGGTTCGCTTTACTGTCCGAGCAGATGTTGAGTCTCGAGCGAATGTTCGGACTGCCGACCGACCAATCACTTTACGAGCTTCATTGTCCGATGGCCTTCGAGGGCCGCGGTGCGTCGTGGCTTCAATCCGACGACGCGGTTCGCAATCCGTACTACGGCGCGTCGATGCTGAAGTGTGCCGACAAAGTCGAAAAGCTGTAG